From Micromonospora sp. NBC_01699, a single genomic window includes:
- a CDS encoding CTP synthase, protein MAPSARTTKHIFVTGGVASSLGKGLTASSLGNLLTARGLRVVMQKLDPYLNVDPGTMNPFQHGEVFVTDDGAETDLDVGHYERFLDRALSGKANVTTGQIYSAVIAKERRGEYLGDTVQVIPHITNEIKARIRSMADADEDGRTPDVVITEVGGTVGDIESLPFLEAIRQVRHDIGRDNCFYLHVSLVPYLAPSGELKTKPTQHSVAALRNIGIQPDAIVCRSDREIPDTLKHKLSLYCDVDREAVIAAPDAPSIYDIPKVLHNEGLDAYVVRRLGLSFRDVAWRGWDDLLERVHHPHHTVKVALVGKYVDLPDAYLSVSEAIRAAGFGHRARVELRWVPSDECVSPSGAAAALAGVDGIVIPGGFGVRGIEGKIGASRYARENGIPILGLCLGLQCMTIEVARHLGGLEGANSLEFDEQARHPVIATMADQEDIVAGKGDLGGTMRLGAYPARLAEGSIVAQAYGDTEVSERHRHRYEVNNAYRDALTKAGLAISGTSPDGRLVEFVELDRTLHPFFVATQAHPELKSRPTRPHPLFAAFVGAVVGYSAADQLPVELSGAATVAVAEPARVTGDSAEPDQQAPRAGQNGSGRQSKARSTS, encoded by the coding sequence TTGGCCCCATCAGCACGGACGACCAAGCACATTTTCGTCACCGGGGGCGTCGCCTCCTCGCTCGGCAAGGGCCTGACCGCCTCCAGCCTCGGCAACCTGTTGACCGCGCGCGGTCTGCGGGTGGTGATGCAGAAGCTGGACCCGTACCTCAACGTCGACCCGGGCACGATGAACCCGTTCCAGCACGGTGAGGTGTTCGTCACCGACGACGGTGCCGAGACGGACCTCGACGTCGGCCACTACGAGCGGTTCCTCGACCGGGCCCTGTCCGGCAAGGCGAACGTCACCACCGGCCAGATCTACTCGGCGGTGATCGCCAAGGAGCGGCGCGGGGAGTATCTCGGCGACACGGTCCAGGTGATCCCGCACATCACCAACGAGATCAAGGCCCGGATCCGGTCGATGGCCGACGCCGACGAGGACGGCCGTACGCCGGACGTGGTGATCACCGAGGTGGGTGGCACGGTCGGTGACATCGAGTCGCTGCCGTTCCTTGAGGCGATCCGCCAGGTACGCCACGACATCGGTCGGGACAACTGCTTCTACCTGCACGTCTCGCTGGTGCCGTACCTGGCGCCGTCGGGCGAGCTGAAGACCAAGCCGACCCAGCACTCGGTGGCCGCGCTGCGCAACATCGGCATCCAGCCGGACGCCATCGTGTGCCGTTCGGACCGGGAGATCCCGGACACGCTCAAGCACAAGCTGTCGCTCTACTGCGACGTCGACCGGGAGGCGGTCATCGCCGCCCCGGACGCGCCGAGCATCTACGACATCCCGAAGGTGCTGCACAACGAGGGGCTCGACGCGTACGTCGTACGCCGGCTCGGGCTCTCCTTCCGGGACGTGGCCTGGCGCGGCTGGGACGACCTGCTGGAACGGGTGCACCACCCGCACCACACGGTCAAGGTCGCCCTGGTCGGCAAGTACGTCGACCTGCCGGACGCGTACCTGTCGGTGAGCGAGGCGATCCGGGCCGCCGGCTTCGGCCACCGGGCCCGGGTGGAGCTGCGCTGGGTGCCCAGCGACGAGTGCGTCAGCCCGTCCGGTGCCGCCGCGGCGCTGGCCGGCGTGGACGGGATCGTCATTCCCGGCGGCTTCGGCGTACGCGGCATCGAGGGCAAGATCGGCGCCTCCCGGTACGCCCGGGAGAACGGGATCCCGATCCTCGGGCTCTGCCTCGGCCTCCAGTGCATGACCATCGAGGTGGCCCGCCATCTCGGTGGGCTGGAGGGGGCCAACTCGTTGGAGTTCGACGAGCAGGCCCGGCACCCGGTGATCGCCACCATGGCCGACCAGGAGGACATCGTCGCCGGCAAGGGCGACCTGGGCGGCACCATGCGGCTGGGCGCGTACCCGGCGAGGCTCGCCGAGGGCTCGATCGTGGCCCAGGCGTACGGCGACACCGAGGTCAGCGAGCGGCACCGGCACCGGTACGAGGTGAACAACGCCTACCGGGACGCGTTGACCAAGGCCGGTCTGGCGATCTCCGGCACCTCGCCGGACGGCCGGCTGGTCGAGTTCGTCGAACTGGACCGGACGCTGCACCCGTTCTTCGTGGCGACCCAGGCGCATCCGGAGCTGAAGAGCCGGCCGACCCGGCCGCATCCGCTGTTCGCCGCGTTCGTCGGCGCGGTCGTCGGGTACTCCGCCGCCGACCAGCTCCCGGTGGAGCTGAGCGGAGCGGCCACCGTGGCGGTGGCCGAGCCGGCCAGGGTCACCGGGGACTCCGCTGAGCCGGATCAGCAGGCTCCCCGCGCCGGCCAGAACGGCAGCGGGCGTCAGTCGAAGGCGCGGTCGACCTCGTGA
- a CDS encoding NUDIX hydrolase → MSAPAPGEHRYEVRSRTERFSGPVFSVVTDEVTMPGGRVADRDYVRHVGAVGVVALDDEGRVVLIRQYRHAVGRMLWELPAGLVDVAGEALPAAALRELGEEVDLTAGRIDLLVDLHTSPGASTELIRVFLARQLAEVPAEQRHERRDEEADMQVVRVELDRAVAMALAGEITNAACVAGVLAAARARDADWAPLRPADAPLPG, encoded by the coding sequence GTGAGCGCCCCGGCGCCGGGCGAGCACCGCTACGAGGTGCGTTCCCGTACGGAAAGATTCTCCGGCCCGGTCTTCTCGGTCGTCACCGACGAGGTCACCATGCCCGGTGGTCGGGTGGCCGACCGCGACTACGTACGGCACGTGGGCGCGGTCGGGGTGGTCGCGCTGGACGACGAGGGCCGGGTGGTGTTGATCCGGCAGTACCGGCACGCGGTCGGCCGGATGCTCTGGGAGCTGCCGGCGGGCCTGGTCGACGTGGCGGGGGAGGCGCTGCCGGCGGCTGCCCTGCGCGAGCTGGGCGAGGAGGTCGACCTCACCGCCGGCCGGATCGACCTCCTGGTCGACCTGCACACCTCGCCGGGTGCCTCGACCGAGCTGATCCGGGTCTTCCTGGCCCGGCAGCTCGCCGAGGTGCCGGCGGAGCAGCGGCACGAGCGCCGGGACGAGGAGGCGGACATGCAGGTGGTCCGGGTCGAGCTCGACCGGGCGGTGGCGATGGCGCTGGCCGGCGAGATCACCAACGCGGCCTGTGTCGCCGGTGTGCTGGCTGCGGCTCGGGCCCGCGACGCCGACTGGGCCCCGCTGCGCCCGGCCGACGCCCCGCTGCCCGGCTGA
- the ald gene encoding alanine dehydrogenase codes for MKVGIPREVKNHEYRVAITPAGVHEFIRGGHEVFVEAGAGIGSSITDEEFATAGATILGSADEVWGTAELVLKVKEPIAQEYHRMRPGQVLFTYLHLAASKECTDALLTRGVTGIAYETVETADRALPLLAPMSEVAGRLAPQVGAYHLMRSGGGRGVLMGGVSGVYAAKTVVIGAGVSGMNAAAIALGLQAEVLLLDRNVNRLRQADAIYRGHLQTVASNAYEIERAVLDADLVIGAVLVPGAKAPTLISNDLVSRMKPGSVLVDISIDQGGCFEDSRPTTHDNPVYPVHNSLFYCVANMPGAVPHTSTYALTNVTLPYALELANHGWREALRRDPALALGLNTHDGQVTYGPVAEAHGMASVALADVLA; via the coding sequence GTGAAGGTCGGAATCCCACGCGAGGTCAAGAACCACGAGTACCGCGTGGCGATCACCCCGGCGGGGGTGCACGAGTTCATCCGCGGCGGCCACGAGGTGTTTGTCGAGGCCGGGGCCGGGATCGGTTCGTCGATCACCGACGAGGAGTTCGCCACGGCCGGTGCGACGATCCTGGGCAGCGCGGACGAGGTCTGGGGCACCGCCGAACTGGTCCTCAAGGTCAAGGAACCGATCGCGCAGGAGTACCACCGGATGCGTCCGGGGCAGGTGCTCTTCACGTACCTGCACCTGGCGGCGTCGAAGGAGTGCACCGACGCGCTGCTGACCCGGGGCGTCACCGGCATCGCGTACGAGACGGTGGAGACCGCCGACCGGGCGCTGCCACTGCTCGCCCCGATGTCCGAGGTCGCCGGGAGGCTCGCCCCGCAGGTCGGCGCGTACCACCTGATGCGCTCCGGCGGCGGGCGCGGCGTGCTGATGGGCGGCGTCTCCGGCGTGTACGCGGCCAAGACGGTGGTGATCGGTGCCGGCGTCTCCGGGATGAACGCCGCCGCCATCGCGCTCGGCCTCCAGGCCGAGGTGCTGCTGCTGGACCGCAACGTCAACCGGCTGCGCCAGGCCGACGCCATCTACCGGGGCCACCTGCAAACGGTGGCCTCCAACGCGTACGAGATCGAACGGGCCGTGCTCGACGCGGACCTGGTCATCGGCGCGGTGCTGGTGCCGGGCGCGAAGGCCCCGACCCTGATCTCCAACGACCTGGTCTCCCGGATGAAGCCCGGCAGCGTGCTGGTCGACATCTCGATCGACCAGGGCGGCTGCTTCGAGGACTCCCGGCCGACCACCCACGACAACCCGGTCTACCCGGTGCACAACTCGCTGTTCTACTGCGTGGCGAACATGCCCGGCGCGGTCCCGCACACCAGCACCTACGCGCTGACCAACGTCACCCTGCCGTACGCCCTCGAACTGGCCAACCACGGCTGGCGCGAGGCGCTGCGCCGGGACCCGGCCCTGGCCCTCGGCCTCAACACCCACGACGGCCAGGTCACCTACGGCCCGGTCGCCGAGGCACACGGCATGGCCAGCGTCGCCCTCGCGGACGTGCTGGCCTGA
- a CDS encoding site-specific tyrosine recombinase XerD yields MQPSPALRRAVRGYLDHLTVERGLSANTLSAYRRDLDRYLVELAGGGVIDLAVVAPADITGYVARLRDGDDRHPPLAAASAARAASAVRGLHRFALREGLVGEDASRDVRPAVPTRRLPRALDVTEVVRLLETPTPDGADAVAGPLALRDRALLEFLYGTGARISEAVGAAVDDLDLGLDHPTPTGGSGGAPVEGTAILHGKGGRTRTVPIGGYATEALRAYLLRARPLLVAAGRGTPAVFLNARGGALSRQSAWTILRGAAQRAGLPVDGPRAVSPHTLRHSYATHLLDGGADVRVVQELLGHASVTTTQVYTLVTVERLREVYATAHPRARA; encoded by the coding sequence GTGCAACCGTCTCCGGCCCTGCGTCGTGCCGTACGCGGCTACCTCGACCACCTCACCGTCGAACGTGGGCTGTCGGCGAACACGCTCTCGGCGTACCGTCGGGATCTGGACCGCTACCTGGTCGAACTGGCCGGCGGCGGGGTGATCGACCTGGCCGTGGTCGCGCCGGCCGACATCACCGGCTACGTCGCCCGGCTGCGCGACGGTGACGACCGGCACCCGCCGCTGGCGGCGGCCTCGGCCGCCCGCGCGGCCAGCGCGGTCCGGGGCCTGCACCGGTTCGCGCTGCGCGAGGGGCTGGTCGGCGAGGACGCCAGCCGGGACGTCCGCCCGGCCGTGCCGACCCGCCGCCTACCCCGGGCGCTGGACGTGACCGAGGTGGTCCGGCTGCTGGAGACGCCGACACCGGACGGCGCGGATGCCGTCGCCGGCCCGCTGGCGCTGCGGGACCGGGCCCTGCTGGAATTCCTCTACGGCACCGGGGCCCGGATCTCCGAAGCGGTCGGCGCGGCAGTCGACGACCTGGACCTCGGCCTCGACCACCCGACGCCGACGGGCGGTTCGGGCGGGGCACCGGTGGAGGGAACCGCGATCCTGCACGGCAAGGGCGGCCGGACCCGCACCGTGCCGATCGGCGGATACGCCACCGAGGCGCTGCGCGCCTACCTGCTCCGGGCCCGGCCGCTGCTGGTGGCCGCCGGCCGCGGCACCCCCGCGGTCTTCCTCAACGCCCGTGGCGGGGCGCTGTCCCGGCAGAGCGCCTGGACCATCCTGCGCGGGGCGGCACAGCGCGCCGGCCTGCCGGTCGACGGCCCGCGCGCGGTCTCACCCCACACCCTGCGCCACTCGTACGCGACCCACCTGCTCGACGGCGGCGCCGACGTACGCGTGGTGCAGGAACTGCTCGGCCACGCCTCGGTGACCACGACCCAGGTGTACACGTTGGTGACCGTGGAGCGGCTGCGCGAGGTGTACGCTACGGCGCACCCGCGGGCCCGAGCCTGA
- a CDS encoding ParA family protein: MAGNGDRAEAWTSTLREQQSALDFGNDLAPADPTAYTMRKPIPEPMPTDRHGPARILALANQKGGVGKTTTTINLGAALAEYGRKVLLVDFDPQGALSVGLGVNPHNLDLSVYNLLMQDDVTAEDVLIKTDVAGLHLLPANIDLSAAEIQLVNEVAREMALARVLRTVRKEYDYILIDCQPSLGLLAINALTVAHGVLIPLECEFFSLRGVALLLDTIDKVRERLNFDLELEGILATMYDSRTTHCRQVLQRVVEAFGDKVYQTVITKTVKFPESTVAGAPITTMDPASSGARNYRQLAREVIAQQAER; encoded by the coding sequence ATGGCTGGCAACGGTGACCGGGCCGAGGCGTGGACCTCCACACTCCGTGAACAGCAGTCCGCCCTGGACTTCGGCAACGACCTCGCCCCCGCGGACCCGACCGCGTACACCATGCGCAAGCCCATCCCGGAGCCGATGCCGACCGACCGGCACGGACCGGCCCGGATCCTGGCGCTGGCCAACCAGAAGGGTGGTGTGGGCAAGACCACCACCACCATCAACCTGGGCGCCGCCCTCGCCGAGTACGGCCGCAAGGTCCTGCTGGTCGACTTCGACCCGCAGGGCGCCCTCTCGGTCGGGCTGGGCGTCAACCCGCACAACCTCGACCTGTCGGTCTACAACCTGCTGATGCAGGACGACGTCACCGCCGAGGACGTCCTGATCAAGACCGACGTGGCCGGACTGCACCTGCTGCCCGCCAACATCGACCTCTCCGCGGCCGAGATCCAGCTCGTCAACGAGGTCGCCCGGGAGATGGCCCTGGCCCGGGTGCTGCGCACGGTGCGCAAGGAATACGACTACATCCTGATCGACTGCCAGCCGTCACTGGGCCTGCTCGCGATCAACGCGCTGACCGTCGCCCACGGGGTGCTCATCCCGCTGGAGTGCGAGTTCTTCAGCCTGCGCGGGGTGGCCCTGCTGCTCGACACGATCGACAAGGTGCGCGAGCGGCTCAACTTCGACCTGGAGTTGGAAGGCATCCTCGCCACCATGTACGACAGCCGTACCACCCACTGCCGGCAGGTGCTGCAACGCGTGGTGGAGGCATTCGGCGACAAGGTCTACCAGACGGTGATCACCAAGACCGTGAAGTTCCCCGAGTCCACCGTCGCCGGTGCCCCGATCACCACGATGGACCCGGCTTCGTCGGGAGCGCGCAACTACCGACAACTGGCCCGCGAGGTGATCGCGCAGCAGGCCGAGCGGTAG